The sequence TGCCCACCAGGGCCGCACACCACGGCGTGTCGGGTGCGGGTTTGAGCACCACGGTGCAGCCGGCGGCCAGTGCGGGTCCGATCTTGGCGAAGTTGATCTGATGCGGAAAGTTCCAGGGCGTGATCGCACCGACCACGCCGGCCGCCTCTTTGCGGATCTCCCGGGTGTTCTTGATGCCCATCGGCTTCGCCTCACCGAGGTCGGTGGTCCACTGATAACCCTCGGCCAAGTCGGCGAAGTAGCCCAGATCGGTGACCGGTCCCTCGAATTGTGGTCCGCTGGTGAGGAACACGGGGCAGCCGACCTCGGCGACCGTCAGGTCGCGCAGCTCGTCGCCGTGTGCGAGGAGCGCGTCGCGCAGTTGGCGGAGGCAGCGCGCCCGCAGTGCGTGATCGCGGGACCATTCGGTGGTGTCGAAGGCTACGCGGGCGGCGGCGATGGCCGCATCCATGTCGGCAGCGGTGGCCTCGGCGGCCTGGCCGAGGACCTCCTCGGTGGCCGGGTTCACGACGTCGAAGGTGCCGCCACCACCAGGTGTGAGCTTGCCGTCGATCAGCAGTTCCGACGACGATGCAGGACGTAAGGACATTGGCTGGAACTCCATCTGGACAGGTGTCTGGACTCAAGTTCAAACCTAGTGTAGCCTCGCTCACATGTCCAGTCCTGTATCCCAGGAATCCACTCGCCGAAGACTGACCCAGCAGCAGGCCGAGACCGTCACGAGATTGACGGACGCCGCGGTCGAGGTGCTGAACGACGAAGGATTCGACGGACTCACCGTCCGCACCGTGGCCAAGTTGGCGGGCGTCGCACCCGCGACCGCCTACACCTATTTCTCCTCGAAGAGTCACCTCGTCGCCGAGGTCTTCTGGCGCCGACTGAGCGCCGGGGTCGGCGAGCCCGACCTCTCGGCGGCACCGACCGAGCGGGTCGCACAGGTGCTTCGGGAGGTGTCGATGGTGGTCGCGGGTGAGGGACAACTCGGTGGCGCGGTCACCATGGCGCTCCTGGGGACGGATCCCGATGTGGAACATCTCCGGCTACGGATCGGCGGCTTCATCCGCCGGCGTCTGGCCGAGGCGCTCGAGGTGGAGCCA is a genomic window of Gordonia sp. SID5947 containing:
- a CDS encoding TetR/AcrR family transcriptional regulator; its protein translation is MSSPVSQESTRRRLTQQQAETVTRLTDAAVEVLNDEGFDGLTVRTVAKLAGVAPATAYTYFSSKSHLVAEVFWRRLSAGVGEPDLSAAPTERVAQVLREVSMVVAGEGQLGGAVTMALLGTDPDVEHLRLRIGGFIRRRLAEALEVEPENPGPLLDALEMIYAGGLVHAGMGHMTYEQTSERLVAAAHLLMEK